One part of the Candidatus Schekmanbacteria bacterium genome encodes these proteins:
- a CDS encoding DUF465 domain-containing protein — translation MIEREMLIKSLQEKNEEFRELQKKHMEYEEELRKIESKKYLTPEEEIHKKQIKKLKLL, via the coding sequence ATGATTGAAAGAGAGATGTTAATAAAGTCTTTGCAGGAAAAAAATGAAGAATTTAGAGAGCTTCAGAAAAAGCATATGGAATATGAAGAAGAGTTGAGAAAAATTGAAAGTAAGAAATATTTGACTCCAGAAGAGGAAATACATAAAAAGCAAATCAAAAAACTAAAACTCCTTG